CTTGGCCGCGGTGCGCGCGCTGGTCGACCACGTGAACGGCGGGCCGCCCAGTCGCGCGGAATACCCGACCCCGCCCCGTGAGGCCTGACCCATGCTGATCACGCAGGTCGGATGAGTAGCCCGTGGACGCCTCCTGGCCTTATGCCGGGGATGACGATCGCCCTCGGCTCGAGCGGTGGTGCTGGCGGAACGCTCATGGCGTCACCGATCGACTGGCCCGCCGCCGCCCGCATCATCGGCAGTGAGTACTCCGGAGAGAATCTGTTCGATCAGGTCGCCTCATCGAGCGATGTCGACGATCTGCTCGCGCTCGCGGACCTGACCAGCCCGACGATCCGTGCGGCGCAAGGCGAGATCGACCTCGTGCCGCTGGAGGACCGCCTCTATGGGCCTGGGGCTGGCCTGATCATGAGCGCATTCAGCTGGCCCGGTCGCGAATCGCGCTTTTCAGATGGGACCTTCGGCGTGTTCTACGCTGCCGGCACGATCGAGACAGCCATCGCCGAAACCACCTATCATCAAGCGCGCTTTCTCGCCGGCCTACCGCCAGTGGCGGTTGAGAAGACGGTGCTCCTCGTCGCAGTGCAGGAAACGCTGGTCGACGTGCGTCATCCACAGCCCGCACCGCCCGGCATCTACGACCCGCTGGACTATCGACTTGCCCAGGCGTTTGGCGCGACGGTCCGTCGGCAGCAGGCGTTCGGTCTTGCGTACGACAGCGTTCGCGACCGGCCAGCGGGCGAGTGCGTTGCGATCCTTCGCCCTCCGGCGCTCGTGCCCCCGGTGCGCGTCCATCAGACGGTGGAGTATCACTGGGACGGCCACGGCATCGCAGTGCGGTAATCGGCGCGCAGACGAATCCGTGCGTGGTTCAAGACGATTTGCCACCGACGCCGTTCTTACCCGTCCAGCCGGATCCAGCGGATGATCTCACGGATCGACGGGCGCTTGCCATACATCAGCAGCGCCGTGCGATAGAGTCGGCCGGCCGCAACCATCGCACCGATCGCCAGCAGCGACAGCAAGCCGATCGAGACGACCAGTTCCGACGCGGGCACGGCCACCAACCCAAGTCGCAACGGCATGATGATCGGCGACGAGAACGGCACGAGCGAGAGCGTGCGGGCGATCGGGCCATCGGGGTCGGCCAGCGCCGGCTGTAACAGCGCGACGCTGCCCACCAGCAGCATGAGCACGGGCGTCTGGGCCTGCTGCGCTTCCTGTTCGGAGCTCACGATGCTGCCGACCGCCGCAAAGAGTGCGGCATACAGTACGTAGCCCAGCAGGAAGTACGCGAACAGCGGGATCATGTCCGTCCATGACACCGACGGGAGGGACATGCTCGACGACGCCACGCCCAGTGCGGACAGAATGCGTCCGCGGTTTGCCATGAGCGTGATCATCGACGTCGTCCAGAAGCCGAGCTGCACCAGCGCCACGCCACCGATGCCGAGCACCTTGCCCGAGAGCAGAATGCGCGGTGACACGCTGGCCAGCACGAGCTCGGACACCCGCGACTGCTTCTCCTCGGTCACGCTGCGCAACACGATCTGGCCGTACAGCACGATCACGATGTACAGCAGCACGGCTACGCCGGCGCCGAAGATCAGGTTCACCTGGGCCGATCCCGTGCGGCCGTCGCGCATCACGCGCTCCACCTTCAGAGCCACGCGCACCTGCGCCAGCTTGAGCGCTGATTCGGCGTCGAGGCCGGCCGCTGCGACGCGCTGCCGCAGCATTTCCCGCTCGATCGCTTTCTGCAATCGTTCCGACGTCGAGATCGGCGCGCTGCTGGACAGCAGTACCGACACGGCGCCCGACTCGATCGACGTTGCATCGAGATAGGCGACCGCGGGCAAGCGGTCGGCCGCGATCTCGATGCGCAGTGAGTCGAGCGTTTTCGCGGTAGTCACGTCGGACGTCGCCAGCACCCTCGGTGCCTTCGACGTGCCCATCAATCCACCGGACAGCTCGGTGGCGATGCCGGCGCCGACGTCCTTCCCTGTCGCGTCGACGATCACCATGGCGGAGAGGTCGACCGAGCGCGCGGAGCGAAACGCCAGCCACGGCGGCCCAAGCGTGAGCGCGGCGAACAGAAACGGTCCGAACAGCGTGGTCAGCAGGAACCAGCGCGAGCGCACGCGCTCGCCGAACTCGCGTGAGATGACGGCGTAGAGCTTACCCATTGCCACTGAGCCCCGCTTCGACGCCGGTGGCGCCCACACGTTCCAGGAAGATCCGATGCAACGAGGCTTCGGAGCGATCGAATTTCACGATCTCGACGTCGTGCGCCACCAACTGCCCCAGCAACTGCTGCGTGGTCGCGCCGGCGGCGAGATCGAGTTCGACCCGTTGCCCATGATCGTCGTACGACGCCACCAGCAACGTATTCTCGAGGACCGCGCGAGCGTGATCGCGACCGTTGCCGGCGAATTCAATGCTCACGCGTCCCGGTCCGCCGTACTGCTTCTTGAGCGCGCTCATGGCGCCGTCGGCCACCACTTCGCCACGCGCGATGATGGCCACCGCATCGCACATGCGTTCGGCGTTGTCCATGAGGTGCGTACTGAAGATCACCGTGCGTCCTTCGCGACGCAGATCGAGCACCGTGTCCTTGAGCACTTGGGCATTGACCGGATCGAGACCGCTGAACGGTTCGTCGAGGATGACCAGCTCGGGCTCGTGCAGCATCGTGCCCACGAACTGCACCTTCTGCTGCATGCCGCGGGAGAGGTCTTCGACCTTGGCACTACCCCAGTCCTGGGTGGCGGTGCGCAATCCCATGCGATCGAGCCAGAGATCGATGCGCCGGTCGGCTTCCTTGGTGGGCAGCCCTTTCAGCCGCCCGAGGAAGCGAAGAACGCGACGGACCTCCATCTTGCGGTAGAGTCCGCGTTCTTCCGGAAGGTATCCGACGCGATCGGAGACGGACGGGTCGCCGGCTGGCTTCCCTAGCACCTCGATGTGTCCCGAGTCGGGCACCATGAGGTTGAGAATCATCCGGATAGTCGTCGTTTTCCCGGCCCCGTTGGGACCGAGTAGACCGTACACCGTACCCTTGGGCACTGACAGGGAGACGTCACGCACGGCGACGTGATTGGCGTAGGCCTTTCGGACGTGGTCCACGCGAATGGCAACAGATGAAGAAGTCACCAGAACAAAGTAATACCGATTCGGGGTTTGCCGAGCTCAGCCGTGAGGTGGATTTCGGCTGGGATCTCGTGCTGTGCCTGCTGGTGGCGACGGTGGCGGCACTTTTAATGCCGCTCGACGACGCCGACCTGCCCATGCACTTGGCGACAGGCGCCTGGATCCTGGATCACGGGCGGCTGCCGCTCACCGAGCCCTTTGCCTGGACGCGCATGGGGGCGCCCTTCTACGCCTACTCGTGGCTCCCCGAGGTAGCCTATGAGACCGCACGGCGCGCGATGGGACTGGGCGGGGTCTCGGTGGTGCATGCGGTGGCCGTAGCGGGCGCGGTGGTGGCTGTGTGGGATCTGGCGCGGGCCGCACGGTGGTCGCTGTGGGCCACTCGGCTGATGCTATCGGTGCACGTCATTTTTTGGCTGTTGGTGCAACCGGCCACCAGGCCGCAGCTGGTGCTGGCGATCGCGCTGCCGTTGGCGTGGGCGGCGGCGTATCGGCTGCGGAGCGCGGCGTCGCCGGTGCTCGGGCTCGCGATGACGTTGTTGGCAGCGGCGATGGCGGTGAACTCACACCTGTTGTTTCCGCTTACGATCGTCCCGGTGGTGGTGCTGTTGGGGGCCGAGCGGTTTCGGGTGAGTCGCGTGGCGGGATTTGTGGTGGCCACGGTCGTCGGGTGGCTTTGCACGCCGAACGCGCTGCATCTGCTGGACATTTTGCGGCTCAATCTCGGTGCCAATGCGCTATTGGGCGCCGCGTCGCCAATCATGGAGCTCGAACCAGGGTTCGGCTTTCTGATCAAGGCGGCCGTGGGCACGAAGCTCGTGGCGGGCGGCCTACTGGTGTTGCCGCTGCTGCCGTTCTACGCTCGGCTGCCGCAGCGTGAGCGGTGGTGGCTGGGCATGGCATGGTTGGCGGGGCTTGGACTGTTCGGATTGGCCATTCGCGGGCTGTTGCTCTGGTGGCTGCTGGCGATGCCGGTGGTGGCGTTGGCGCTGGCGAGTATCCCGCTGCCCAGGCTCGTGTCCACGCAGCGCGCGGTGGTGGGCGCGTGGGTGGTGGCCGTGTTCGCGCCGATCGGGCATGCGGTGAAGGCGCGTGAACTGCTTGGCCGTGTGGACGGGCTGCCGCATCCCGAAGCGAAGGCGCTGGCGCCGGCGGTCCGCTGGCTGGAGTGCGCCACGGCGGGCGCGGATTCCACGCGTGGCGTGCCCCGCGGCACGACGATGTTCGACGACGGGAGCTATCTGGTGTGGCGGGTGCCATCGGTGTCGTGGTCGGTGGACGGGCGCGCCATCTTCCCCGACTCGGTGGCGAAGGCTGAGGCGGGTCAGCAACTGCGATATGGCGCCGTACTCAGCCCACCGTGGCAGCATGGTGACATCGCGCTATTGCCGGTACAACACGCGTCGGCAGCTGCACTCGACGCCGACTCGTTGTGGCGCTCCGTACCGACAGATAGCGTCGCGGGGCGTGCGCGCCTGCGACTGTGGGTACGGCGGGCGTGGTTGGATCGTCAGAGCACAGTGGGTTCATGCGCATCGGCGACGGCTGCCGTGTCTCTTCCCGTGGCGAACGAATGATCGTGAGCGAATCCGATATCGAACTGTCGATTGTGATGCCGTGCTTGAACGAAGCGGAAACGCTGGCGGTCTGCATCGCCAAGGCGCGCTCATTTCTGGCGCGGAGCGGCGTGGTCGGTGAAGTGGTCATCGCCGACAACGGCAGTACCGACGGGTCGCAGGCGATCGCCGAGCGCGAGGGCGCGCGCGTGGTGCATGTGCCGGTGCGCGGGTACGGGGCGGCGTTGCAGGCCGGTATTGCCGGCGCGCGCGGTCGATACGTGATCATGGGTGACGCCGACGATAGCTACGATTTCTCGAAGCTCGATGCGTTCGTTGAAAAGCTGCGGGGCGGGCACGATCTGGTGATGGGGAATCGCTTTCGAGGCGGCATCGCCCCGGGCGCGATGCCGTTCTTGCATCGCTACCTCGGCAACCCGGTGCTGACCACGATCGGGCGGGTGTTCTTCGGCAGCCCGGCGCGGGATTTTCATTGCGGACTGCGCGGCTTTCGTCGCGAGGCGATCCTCGCCCTCGATCTGCGCACGACGGGCATGGAGTACGCCAGCGAGATGGTGGTGAAAGCGTCGCTGAGCGAACTGCGCGTCACGGAAGTCCCGACGACGCTGTCACCCGATGGGCGCAGTCGTCCGCCGCATCTGCGTACGTGGCGCGACGGCTGGCGGCATCTGCGGTTCCTGTTGTTGTACAGTCCGCGGTTCTTGTTTTTCTATCCCGGGGCGACGCTGTTGCTGGTGTCGACGGCGGTGTTTGCGTGGTTGTTACCGGGGCCAGTGGTGTTCCGTGGCTTCGGGCTCGACGTGCACACGCTGCTCTTCGCCTCGGCGGGAATTCAGCTGGGCTTGCTGTCGATGTACTTCTGGTGGTTCGCGCGCACCTTCGCGTCTTCCGCGGGACTTCTTCCCGACTCGGCGCGGGCCTCGAGGCTACAGCGGCTGTTTACGCTCGAGCGTGGGCTGATTGTCGGCGGCGCCGTGTTCGGCGTGGGACTTTGGCTCGCGGCGGAAGCCGTCTTCTCGTGGAAGGCCAAGAACTTTGGTGGCCTCGACTACCAGATCACGTTGCGCGTGGTGATCCCGGCGGTCACCGCCATGGTGAGCGGTACGCTGATCGCGCTTGGCAGTTTCCTGGTCAGCCTGCTCACGCTCGGTCGCCGATAGTGTCTCGCCGTCTCGCGCGTCGCCTTCCCGATTAGCCGCCGCTTCCCACGCGCGTGGGCACTGCACGAAGCCCTGACGCGCCAGAGTTGCTCCCCACTTCCTCGTGGTATTCGGCGTCCTCATTCACGCGCCACGGATCGTGCAAGGCATGTCCAGCCACGATGTTCTCGGCCGTGAGCAGCGCGGTCATCATCGCGTGATCCTGATTGTTGTACTTGTGCATGCCGTTGCGGCCCACGAGATGCAGGTTGGGATACCGCTCGGCGAGTTCGTCGCGAATCGTCTGCACATGCGTGGCATAGGCGTCGTCGTACACGGGATAGGCTTTGCGCTGACGTACCACGCATCCCTCCAGCACATCATCGCGATCGGCCAGCCCCAACCTCACCAGTTCATCGGTCGCCCGCGCGACGAGTGCGGCGTCGGTCGATGTCCAGAGTCCGTCGCCCTCGAAACAGAAGTATTCCAGTCCGTAGCAGGTCAGCGAAGGGTCGGGCACCATCTCCGGCGACCACGACTTGAAGTTCTGAATGCGGCCCACCTTCACACTGGAGTCGTGCACGTAAATCCAGTTGTCGGCGAAGCGTTCACGTTCCTTCAGCACGAGCGCCACGGTCAGGAAATCGCGATAAGCCAGCTGCTTGGCCGCCGCCGTCAGCGTCGCCGTCGGCGCGGGAGTGAGCGACTGGGCGATCTCACGAAGCGGCGCCGACGAAATCACATGGTCGGCCGAGAGCTCCTGTCGGTCACCGCTGGGGGCCGTGTGGCCCACGGTCCACTTTTGCGTGGCCTCGTCGTAGCGCAGGTCCACGACGGTACGACCCAGCGTGACCGTGCCACCCTGCTCGCGCACCGCGTTGGCGCACGCGTCCCACAGCATACCGGGGCCCAGTCGCGGATAGCGGAAGGTGCTGATCAGACTCTTGATCGTGCCGCCTTTGAGCGCGGCCGGGGTCAGCGCCGACATCACGGCCGAGAAGAGCGACACGCCCTTGATGCGCTGGGCGGCCCAATCGGCGGAAATGTCGGTGCAGCTCATCCCCCACACCTTCTCGGTGTAGGTCTTGAAGAAGATCTGGTATAGCCGCGATCCGAACTCGTTGGTCACCCATTCTTCAAAGCTGCGCGGATTGCGAATGGGCCGCAGGCGCGCGTAGGCATACGACAATACGCAGCGGATCGACTCGAAGACGCCCAGGTCGAACAGGGCCTGCATCGGCTTGAGCGGATAGGCGAAGAAGTGCCCGTTGTAGAGAATCCGGCTCGACCGGGGCCGCTCGAGGAAGTCATTCGGGAGAATCTCCCGCCACAAGGCCTCGATGCGCTCCGACTTCGAGAAGAAGCGGTGTCCACCGATGTCGAAATGGAAGCCCTTGAAATGCACCGTACGCGAAATGCCGCCCACGTATTGCGGGTCACTCTCCAGCACCGTGACCGGAAATCCGAGCTTGCTGAGGTGATAGGCCGCCGACAGACCGGCGGGACCGGCACCAATAACAATTGTGGAAGGGGGCATGGGGCGGGGCGGGGCAGAATACAGCGTGCTTCCGAGCGTAACGGGCGTTAATCTAACGCCTCAGCATGAAGAGACCTGCACCGCCCTCAGACAGCCGCCGAATGCTCGGCTACGCCCCAAGCAGTGCGGTGCTGCTGGTGGGGGCGTTCCTGGTGTTTCTGCTCTTTCGGCCGTATCAAGGCATCATCCATGACGCCCGCCTGTATGTGGGCTACGCCATGGCGGCGATCGATCCGGAGGGGATCGGTCGCGACATCGTGTTCGTGAACGACGGTCAGTCGAAATTCTCGGTGTATCCGCTGCTGATGCGGAGCCTGGCCGAGTGGGTCGGCCCGTCGCGGGCGGCGATGGCGCTGACGTACGGTGGGCTGACGCTGTGGTTTGCGGCGTTTGCGGCACTGGTTCGGCGACTGCTTGACGAGCGGTTCAGCGACGCGCAAGTGATTGCCGTGATCGTGCTGGCGGCGTCGCTGCCGTCGTTTTACGGCGGGCAGGGGGTGTTCCGGTTCGCGGAGCATTTCGCGACACCCAGAGCCTTCGCCGAGGCATCGGTGCTGGCGGCGATCGCGGCGATGCTGGCCGGGCGTATGCTCTGCGTGGCCGTCGCGTTGGGTATCGGAATGGCGTTTCACCCCTTGATGACGGCGCCGGGGTTGGGCGTGGCGTTGTGGTATACGGCGGAGAGCCCGCGCGCACGGCGTCTGCTCGTGCTGTTGGGAGTTACCGGCACGGTTGTGCTCATCGCCGGCACACTGTTGCTCGACGTTCAAGGGAAGCCATTCGGACGATTTGATGCGGAGTGGATGGCCGCCATCAACACGAAGCATGCGCTGGTGTTTCTGCGCACCTGGCGGGGTGGCGACGTCATTCGAATCCTGTTGCACGTGGTGACCGTCGCGTTGGCGATGCCGCTGCTTAGTCGAAGCGCTCAGCGGTTGGTGTCGAGTGTGTTGATCATTTCGGCCGCGGGTGTGATCGTCTCGTTCCTCGGTGGCGATCTGGCGCACAATGTGTTGGTGACGCAGGGGCAGGCGTGGCGTGGGCTGTGGGTGATGGCCGCGGTCGCGACAGTTTTGCAGGGTGTGCTGCTTCATGCCGTCTGGCGCGATGCGTCCGCGAACGACGATTCCGCGGCACGCGATCTTCGGAGGGCGGCGTCCCTGCTCTTGCTTCTCGCGTGGTACATGGTCGAGATCAATTCGACGGCCCTCACCTTCACGCTACTTGCCGCCTCGCTCTGGGCGCTGCCGCGTGTACGCCCGGGCTTCTCGCTTCCTCATAACGGCGCAACCGTAGTCGGCGGCGTCGCCATGGTGCTCATCGTTGCAGTGGTGGCCGTGCAAGCGTGGGTCACGAGTCAGACGGCGTGGAGCTCGCCGGACAGGTCGATGCGGTGGGCGTGGTACTACGTCATCGCGAGCGGAATACCGGCGCTCGTCGTGCTGCTGCTATTGGCTCGCGGGCTACGGCAGCCACCCCCGTCTCCTACACACTGGGCGCGGAGATTGCCGACCGTCGCCGCCGTCGTGGCCCTGGCGCTGATTGCCGTCTCGGTGCTCGATGCGCGCTCGACGTATCAGCGGTACGTCGAGCGGGAGTTGGACGCGCGCGCGCGGGGCGCTCCGGCGCCGATACGGGTCGCGCGCGGAAGCACGGTGCTGTGGCCCTACGCCGACTTGGAGCCGTGGGCGTTCGCCGGCGCGCCGGGGTGGGGCACGATCGTGCAGGGGATACCGAGTGTGTTCGACCGGGAGTTGGCGATCATGTGGGCATCGCGTACTGCACGACTACGGAAGGCCGGACTCTTGCCCTTAGGGCAGACTGGTGCCGAGACGATTGCGGTGCTCCAAACCAGCCTTGGTGATCGTGTGATCGCGAGTATATGCGCTCAGTCGGATCCACCGTTCGTCGCCATACTCCCAAGAGTGACCGACCCGCACCTTGCCCAGGCATCGACATTTCGTCCGATGGTGTCTCGACCGTTGTACCCGAGCTCAATGGGACAGAGTTGGGGTAGCATTGAGGCATATTCAGCTATTCGCTGCTGAGCTCTATCGCCTCATCGCTGACGTGAATGACGAAGGTCGAACGTCGACGCGTCTGAAAGAGTGAACGCTCGAGTCTCGCAATCCCGTGAGCTACTATATTCTGATAGATGACTGCGAGTCTGGCACCCTTCGGAACGTTCTTAGCGTGACGAGAATTCCTCAGAACTTCCGTATCGACTCGTTCGTGATGGACAGTGACGAAAGGTCAATCTACAAACGCGGGTGAGCCATTGATCGCGGCCCATACTCCAGCATCCGAAGATCTTCGATGGGCTCTAAGAAGACTGATGATGCTGACGCTCTTAGGAGCGTGCTATATAGTGTTGCTATTCCTAGCTCGCGCTCCCGAGCCGGATTCATCATCGGTCCAGATGTTCTACCGACTCTTCTATTTTGGGGAGCCGGTTCCCATTGGTCTGCTTGGCGTCTTCGCCGCACTGACGCAGTGGTATCTCGCCGCGACGCCGCAGACGCCAAATATTCGGTTAGACGTTTCGGATGCTTCGCCGGTTCTGGTTGGATGCATTGCGCTGTCGGTCGCAACACTCGTCACCGTCATCGCCTTAGTGGTACTACACGACTACCCCTTCTCGATGGACGAGCTTGGGGCGGTCTTTCAGGCACGTCTGTTCGCGGCCGGACGCCTATCTGTGAGCATACCGGCGGAATGGCGAGAACATGCGGAGGCCATCACGCCGGTATTCGTCAATGCGCGACCCGCGGACTCGGCGTGGGTCTCGTTGTATCTCCCGGGCAACGCTCTCATTCGCGCCCCGTTCGAGCGAGCAGGTGTTGGTTGGATGACTGGCGTTCTGCTCGCGATCTTATGTGTTGCTGCGATCAGTGGAATAGCAAGAAGACTTTGGCCGAATGAGGGAGTGCGCCAGCTGGTCGCGATAGGCGCACTAGCGCTGTCCACACAGTTTCTCGTCGTGGCCGGAACGCCATACGCCATGACGGCGCATCTCGCCGTCAATTTGTGTTGGCTGTACGTCTGGGTTCGAGGAGGACCGGTGGCGTACCTCGCTGGTCCGATCGGCATGGTCGGCATTCTGCTGCACCAGCCTGTGCCACATCTGCTTTTTGCGGCACCGTTCGGCATTCGATTGCTTCGTGATCGCCAATGGCGGCTCGCTGCATGGATGGGCCTCTGTTATGGCGCCGCGCTCTACCTTTCGCTCGCCTGGCACGAGTATGTTGGCTTCGCTGCGGCAACAGGCGGACTGATTTCAGCGCTAGCAGCGCCGCAACTGATCTCTTGGCACGTCGCGCTGATGCATTTGGTGCTACTCGCGACATGGCAGACGCCGCTTGCGGCGCTTTCATTGGCGGTTTGCCTAAGGCGAGTAGGGACACTCAGACCGCTAGAGCAAGATCTCTTGGGCGGACTGCTCATCAGTCTCGTATTCTATGTGTTTTTTCGGCTAGTAACCCAAGGGCACGGTTGGGGATGGCGGTATGGACATCAGGCGCTCGGCAACATCGCGCTGATTTGCGCGACTGCCTGGCCCACTTTCGAAAGGGCGCTGGGAAGCTCGCGCGCACGTAGGCTCGCGCTTGCGTCAATCGGTGTGACAATATTTGTGCAGGTTCCTGTTCGTGCGACCTTGCTGCGGAACGCGACGGCGTCGTTTGCAGATGCTGCTCGTTGGCTCCGTGCGCAAGATGCTGACGTCGTTATCGTGCCCAATGACTCGATCTGGTACGGACGTGACTTGGTGCGAAATGATCCTGCACTTTCGCGCCCGATTCT
The sequence above is a segment of the Gemmatimonas sp. genome. Coding sequences within it:
- a CDS encoding RES family NAD+ phosphorylase, translated to MTIALGSSGGAGGTLMASPIDWPAAARIIGSEYSGENLFDQVASSSDVDDLLALADLTSPTIRAAQGEIDLVPLEDRLYGPGAGLIMSAFSWPGRESRFSDGTFGVFYAAGTIETAIAETTYHQARFLAGLPPVAVEKTVLLVAVQETLVDVRHPQPAPPGIYDPLDYRLAQAFGATVRRQQAFGLAYDSVRDRPAGECVAILRPPALVPPVRVHQTVEYHWDGHGIAVR
- a CDS encoding ABC transporter permease; the protein is MGKLYAVISREFGERVRSRWFLLTTLFGPFLFAALTLGPPWLAFRSARSVDLSAMVIVDATGKDVGAGIATELSGGLMGTSKAPRVLATSDVTTAKTLDSLRIEIAADRLPAVAYLDATSIESGAVSVLLSSSAPISTSERLQKAIEREMLRQRVAAAGLDAESALKLAQVRVALKVERVMRDGRTGSAQVNLIFGAGVAVLLYIVIVLYGQIVLRSVTEEKQSRVSELVLASVSPRILLSGKVLGIGGVALVQLGFWTTSMITLMANRGRILSALGVASSSMSLPSVSWTDMIPLFAYFLLGYVLYAALFAAVGSIVSSEQEAQQAQTPVLMLLVGSVALLQPALADPDGPIARTLSLVPFSSPIIMPLRLGLVAVPASELVVSIGLLSLLAIGAMVAAGRLYRTALLMYGKRPSIREIIRWIRLDG
- a CDS encoding ATP-binding cassette domain-containing protein, with protein sequence MTSSSVAIRVDHVRKAYANHVAVRDVSLSVPKGTVYGLLGPNGAGKTTTIRMILNLMVPDSGHIEVLGKPAGDPSVSDRVGYLPEERGLYRKMEVRRVLRFLGRLKGLPTKEADRRIDLWLDRMGLRTATQDWGSAKVEDLSRGMQQKVQFVGTMLHEPELVILDEPFSGLDPVNAQVLKDTVLDLRREGRTVIFSTHLMDNAERMCDAVAIIARGEVVADGAMSALKKQYGGPGRVSIEFAGNGRDHARAVLENTLLVASYDDHGQRVELDLAAGATTQQLLGQLVAHDVEIVKFDRSEASLHRIFLERVGATGVEAGLSGNG
- a CDS encoding glycosyltransferase family 2 protein; the protein is MIVSESDIELSIVMPCLNEAETLAVCIAKARSFLARSGVVGEVVIADNGSTDGSQAIAEREGARVVHVPVRGYGAALQAGIAGARGRYVIMGDADDSYDFSKLDAFVEKLRGGHDLVMGNRFRGGIAPGAMPFLHRYLGNPVLTTIGRVFFGSPARDFHCGLRGFRREAILALDLRTTGMEYASEMVVKASLSELRVTEVPTTLSPDGRSRPPHLRTWRDGWRHLRFLLLYSPRFLFFYPGATLLLVSTAVFAWLLPGPVVFRGFGLDVHTLLFASAGIQLGLLSMYFWWFARTFASSAGLLPDSARASRLQRLFTLERGLIVGGAVFGVGLWLAAEAVFSWKAKNFGGLDYQITLRVVIPAVTAMVSGTLIALGSFLVSLLTLGRR
- a CDS encoding NAD(P)/FAD-dependent oxidoreductase, with product MPPSTIVIGAGPAGLSAAYHLSKLGFPVTVLESDPQYVGGISRTVHFKGFHFDIGGHRFFSKSERIEALWREILPNDFLERPRSSRILYNGHFFAYPLKPMQALFDLGVFESIRCVLSYAYARLRPIRNPRSFEEWVTNEFGSRLYQIFFKTYTEKVWGMSCTDISADWAAQRIKGVSLFSAVMSALTPAALKGGTIKSLISTFRYPRLGPGMLWDACANAVREQGGTVTLGRTVVDLRYDEATQKWTVGHTAPSGDRQELSADHVISSAPLREIAQSLTPAPTATLTAAAKQLAYRDFLTVALVLKERERFADNWIYVHDSSVKVGRIQNFKSWSPEMVPDPSLTCYGLEYFCFEGDGLWTSTDAALVARATDELVRLGLADRDDVLEGCVVRQRKAYPVYDDAYATHVQTIRDELAERYPNLHLVGRNGMHKYNNQDHAMMTALLTAENIVAGHALHDPWRVNEDAEYHEEVGSNSGASGLRAVPTRVGSGG